A section of the Phacochoerus africanus isolate WHEZ1 chromosome 4, ROS_Pafr_v1, whole genome shotgun sequence genome encodes:
- the FAM111B gene encoding serine protease FAM111B has protein sequence MNFVKAEENKSFSTVGNDLSTRPEISKDITMQQTCSDTPADQLLANLQENIRIIKIKSEVSEQKISPESQNPHLSTSKKDFTFMLQIGSRKSDLTVKTAHGGLNENIDSALKNNEHFRRHVQDPFKWNIMAYEETTIKGFVNLGMPLRCLPEKSHFKITIVPRKSKQENDDPMLRLCENPDIECILFRILSIGKNIKKIVKIMDLHEKGSNLCVYAFKGETIKEALRKDGRFRSDLDSLEWELVEGHQNVYGKESTVDQISGKLLEMEVLIKKDKKKGTCTKIKQRNENATDEINHRDSIRSKSTVREPGPNGETEDTEHSREKILPFQSLESKKHRTISEIKGYYDGSFNTSCMGETSQVRLRSPLAIEYAFYRDRQREATNSWEKNVKILGKAIMHRYPFFNEEVLRIRKYLEEEQKRNLPPFEQFNIYKEYFGKVTENSTSVETCERLIHHSESVGFMRWDVNGNSGNATCFVIKNGYIFTCRHVLDFILRDTNPSLQLDIISNCVKVTFSYKNFCPKDNDWFSLEKWFAVSDGTLDYAVLKLSKNGHRFPPGLFQHVSPQPSGGLIYLIGHPEGQIKKIDGCVVIPLEQRLESYPENHRDTVAGTHAPIYNAYPVLTQRSFLTEAWSRATLSYDTCFSSGSSGSPVFNASGRLVAMHSFGHFYRDENKVYALIEFGYSMDSILSDIKQKHEHVYKLLEEEENENHEEERENTRESSLRDHQVEPMEH, from the exons ATGAATTTCGTGAAGGCTGAAGAGAACAAGTCATTCAGCACTGTAGGAAATGACCTGAGTACCAGACCTGAAATTTCAAAG gatATTACCATGCAACAGACGTGTTCCGACACACCTGCTGATCAGTTGCTGGCTAACCTACAAGAGAACATCAGAATCATTAAGATTAAAAGTGAAGTCAGTGAGCAGAAGATATCCCCTGAAAGTCAGAACCCACATTTGAGCACCAGTAAAAAAGATTTCACCTTTATGCTTCAGATAGGCTCCAGGAAGTCAGATCTTACTGTGAAAACAGCACACGGTGGACTCAATGAGAATATCGACTCAGCTCTGAAGAATAATGAACATTTCAGAAGACATGTGCAGGATCCGTTTAAATGGAACATTATGGCTTATGAAGAGACAACAATTAAAGGATTTGTAAATTTAGGAATGCCTCTCAGGTGCCTACCTGAAAAGtcccattttaaaataaccattgtCCCAAGAAAAAGTAAGCAGGAAAATGATGATCCGATGTTACGCTTATGTGAAAATCCAGACATTGAATGCATTCTTTTCCGCATTCTTTCTATTGGGAAGAACATAAAGAAGATTGTCAAGATCATGGACCTTCATGAAAAAGGAAGTAACCTTTGTGTCTATGCCTTCAAGGGTGAGACTATCAAAGAAGCCCTCCGCAAGGATGGCCGATTTCGGTCTGACTTAGACTCGCTCGAATGGGAATTAGTAGAAGGTCATCAGAACGTTTATGGGAAAGAGTCCACGGTGGATCAAATCTCTGGAAAACTTTTAGAAATGGAGGttttaataaaaaaggataaGAAGAAAGGTACCTGTACAAAAATTAAACAGAGGAATGAAAATGCCACTGATGAAATCAATCACCGTGATTCAATACGGTCTAAGAGCACAGTCCGTGAACCAGGGCCAAATGGAGAGACTGAAGACACAGAACACAGCAGAGAAAAAATTCTCCCATTTCAAAGTCTAGAGAGTAAGAAACACCGGACAATTTCCGAAATTAAAGGTTATTATGATGGAAGTTTCAACACAAGTTGTATGGGGGAAACCTCACAAGTTAGGCTAAGGTCCCCTCTTGCTATAGAATATGCTTTTTATAGGGATAGGCAAAGAGAAGCGACTAATTCCTGGGAGAAGAATGTAAAAATTTTGGGAAAAGCTATAATGCATCGATATCCATTTTTTAATGAAGAGGTGCTTAGGATAAGAAAGTATTTGgaggaagaacaaaagagaaacctGCCACCATTTGAACAATTCAACATATATAAAGAGTACTTTGGAAAAGTGACAGAAAATTCTACTTCAGTTGAAACCTGTGAACGTCTTATTCATCATAGCGAGTCTGTTGGGTTTATGAGATGGGACGTTAATGGAAACTCAGGCAATGCTACTTGCTTTGTCATAAAGAATGGTTATATTTTCACCTGTCGACATGTTTTAGATTTCATCCTGAGAGACACAAATCCAAGTTTGCAGTTGGATATAATAAGCAATTGTGTAAAGGTGACTTTCTCTTACAAAAATTTCTGCCCTAAAGACAATGATTGGTTTTCCCTTGAGAAATGGTTTGCAGTGTCTGATGGAACTCTAGATTATGCCGTATTAAAACTAAGCAAAAATGGACATAGATTTCCTCCAGGCCTGTTTCAACATGTTTCCCCTCAACCATCAGGtggtttgatttatttaattGGTCACCCAGAAGGCCAGATCAAGAAAATAGATGGTTGTGTGGTGATTCCTCTAGAGCAACGGTTAGAGAGTTACCCAGAAAATCATCGAGATACGGTGGCAGGAACCCATGCTCCCATTTATAATGCTTATCCTGTGCTTACCCAAAGAAGTTTCCTGACAGAGGCTTGGAGCCGTGCAACACTTAGTTATGATACTTGCTTCTCTAGTGGGTCCTCTGGCTCCCCAGTGTTTAATGCATCTGGCCGTTTGGTTGCTATGCACTCCTTTGGGCATTTTTATAGAGATGAAAATAAGGTTTATGCTCTTATTGAATTTGGCTATTCTATGGATTCAATTCTTAGTGATATCAAACAGAAACATGAGCACGTGTACAAATTattagaagaagaggaaaatgagaaccatgaagaagagagagagaatacacgGGAGTCGTCACTTCGAGATCATCAGGTTGAACCCATGGAACATTAG
- the LOC125124412 gene encoding LOW QUALITY PROTEIN: glycine N-acyltransferase-like protein 1 (The sequence of the model RefSeq protein was modified relative to this genomic sequence to represent the inferred CDS: substituted 1 base at 1 genomic stop codon), translated as MAACGVKEKVESLDEEIRTVAFAKSVRVEYLNVIFXVTEDILKLSAFHKSKLGSWCEANHPDDEFERHGKHGFIAPTLPAFSLLGLEGVAVTWAATDPTSELGMAYSLDGYPEKDILKQLLLCYIKLLPQEKIPFYPSVLAED; from the exons GAAAGTTTGGATGAAGAGATAAGAACAGTTGCATTTGCAAAGTCAGTGAGAGTGGAATACCTGAACGTAATCTTCTAAGTAACAGAAGATATTCTGAAGCTCAGTGCCTTCCATAAGAGCAAACTTGGAAGCTGGTGTGAGGCAAACCACCCAGATGATGAGTTTGAGAGGCATGGAAAACATGGGTTCATCGCccct ACCCTGCCAGCATTCAGTCTTCTGGGCCTGGAGGGGGTTGCAGTCACATGGGCAGCCACCGACCCCACTAGTGAATTGGGGATGGCCTACTCCTTGGATGGATACCCAGAAAAGGACATCCTGAAACAGCTGCTGTTGTGCTACATCAAATTGCTGCCTCAAGAGAAGATTCCATTTTACCCCTCTGTGCTGGCAGAGGattga